The Marinilongibacter aquaticus genome has a window encoding:
- a CDS encoding LolA family protein yields the protein MRKICLLVVLCVSVVFGLEAQDAKAGAILDAMSANYKNMKSFTASFSYAPVSASGKMGRARSGSIAVKGVKFKLNMVGQEIYNDGSNIYSFVKETNEVNITEYDASEDSQFSPANIYSIYKNGYKYSYQGEKNIGGELCQVVELQPLNGGNVKKIEIGVVKSSKNVKSWKLWDSSGKQTAFTITKFNGNAALSDAYFKFDTGKHPGVEVVDLR from the coding sequence ATGAGAAAGATTTGTTTGTTGGTCGTATTGTGTGTGAGTGTGGTGTTCGGGCTCGAGGCTCAGGATGCGAAAGCCGGTGCAATATTGGATGCAATGAGTGCCAATTATAAAAACATGAAATCGTTTACAGCCAGTTTTAGCTATGCACCCGTAAGTGCGAGCGGAAAAATGGGGCGGGCCAGAAGTGGCAGTATTGCCGTGAAAGGTGTGAAATTCAAATTGAATATGGTAGGGCAGGAGATCTACAACGATGGCTCAAACATTTATTCCTTTGTAAAAGAAACAAACGAAGTAAACATCACGGAGTACGATGCCAGCGAGGATTCTCAGTTTTCTCCGGCAAATATTTATTCCATTTATAAAAACGGCTACAAATACAGCTACCAAGGTGAGAAGAACATTGGTGGAGAACTTTGCCAAGTCGTGGAATTGCAGCCTTTGAACGGTGGCAATGTAAAAAAGATAGAAATTGGTGTGGTGAAGAGCTCGAAAAATGTGAAGAGCTGGAAACTTTGGGATTCATCGGGTAAGCAAACCGCGTTTACAATTACCAAATTCAATGGAAATGCCGCTTTGTCTGATGCTTATTTTAAGTTTGATACGGGCAAACACCCAGGTGTTGAAGTGGTGGATTTGAGATAA
- a CDS encoding thiamine diphosphokinase, whose translation MSSHHVVREKQEPALLIANGEACSSELLGALLEWSPFVLVLDEAVNRVLDLGIKIDVLLGDFDSGDLDLSEIERQQYPLKIVHTPDQEKTDLEKGIEYLIEEGFPAVNIIWASGRRMDHTLANLLNLVKYNSEIQLVMLDDHSKIVPLKPLPYIYEKWYKAGDNISLLPLGRVEGISTMNLAFELKDEWLEVGQRLGSSNNVAEDGTVRIQFEKGHLLLMECED comes from the coding sequence ATGTCGTCGCATCATGTGGTTCGTGAAAAGCAAGAGCCGGCTCTTTTGATCGCCAATGGAGAAGCCTGTAGCAGTGAACTTTTGGGAGCACTGCTCGAATGGTCACCTTTTGTTTTGGTTCTTGATGAAGCTGTGAATAGGGTTTTGGACTTGGGCATCAAAATCGATGTGCTCTTGGGCGATTTTGACAGCGGAGACTTGGACCTTTCGGAAATAGAACGGCAACAGTACCCTTTGAAAATTGTGCATACGCCAGACCAGGAAAAAACAGATTTGGAGAAGGGGATTGAGTATTTGATCGAAGAAGGCTTTCCTGCGGTGAATATTATTTGGGCTTCGGGCAGGCGTATGGATCATACGTTGGCCAATTTGCTAAACTTGGTAAAGTACAATTCCGAAATCCAGCTCGTTATGCTCGACGACCACTCGAAAATAGTGCCCCTTAAGCCCCTGCCCTACATATATGAAAAATGGTATAAGGCTGGCGACAATATTTCTTTGCTGCCTTTGGGCAGAGTGGAGGGGATAAGTACAATGAATTTGGCTTTCGAATTGAAGGATGAATGGCTTGAAGTGGGGCAGCGTTTGGGAAGCAGCAACAATGTGGCTGAAGACGGCACGGTGCGGATACAATTCGAGAAAGGGCACCTGTTGTTGATGGAATGTGAAGATTAA